The following proteins are co-located in the Brevibacillus laterosporus DSM 25 genome:
- a CDS encoding helix-turn-helix domain-containing protein, translating to MTQVGKRLREFRKRLKMTQEDLAEGICNRSYVSQIEKGQVIPSPEILEQLAKRLHTEIKELWTETENPSFTLVEIQNSLRHIINRIDEQEWEIARKWLLKLQGAVIPQSEEGVYLWAKGKIAEVDGRLEQAEDHYSNSIVLTQDSDNPTVLIRALDSLGHFYCEHDQPEKAVHLLNEALQLLNRYEISGLLRISVLLHVGSMHSKLGEFYSAIEHLQQAKELNKNYGILYKSGDLYLSLGNCYHQIQQYQEAESFYRQALSIFEIANNPVRLAEVQLNLGLMYKETMVYEKAEACLKQAQKFLSNQTEDELLNFTRIALADVYRLQKRLDEAKTLCQSVISSDNEKMLAEAQFILAEVMLMQGEDDEALIHLENARGYFTIKNMQAFLIKTYQLLGHIHLKNQRFEQAAKMYERSITFTAEA from the coding sequence ATGACGCAAGTAGGAAAAAGACTGCGCGAATTCCGCAAAAGGCTAAAGATGACACAAGAAGATTTGGCAGAAGGCATTTGTAATCGTAGCTATGTCAGCCAAATTGAAAAAGGTCAGGTTATCCCATCGCCTGAAATTTTGGAACAATTGGCAAAACGACTACATACTGAAATTAAAGAACTATGGACTGAAACTGAAAACCCTTCTTTCACGCTTGTCGAAATTCAAAATTCCTTACGCCACATTATTAATCGTATTGATGAACAAGAATGGGAAATTGCTCGTAAGTGGCTGTTAAAGCTACAAGGTGCTGTTATTCCACAATCTGAAGAGGGTGTTTATCTCTGGGCAAAAGGAAAAATAGCTGAAGTGGATGGTCGCTTGGAACAAGCAGAAGATCACTATAGCAATAGTATTGTTCTCACCCAAGATTCGGATAACCCAACTGTCTTGATTCGCGCCCTAGATTCCCTCGGTCACTTCTATTGTGAGCACGATCAACCAGAAAAAGCCGTTCATCTTTTGAACGAAGCTCTTCAATTATTAAATCGGTATGAAATTAGTGGCTTATTGCGTATCTCTGTTTTGTTGCATGTAGGTAGCATGCATAGTAAATTAGGTGAATTTTATTCAGCTATTGAACATTTACAACAAGCAAAAGAATTAAACAAAAATTACGGAATCTTATATAAGAGCGGCGATCTTTATCTATCGCTAGGAAATTGTTATCATCAAATTCAACAATATCAAGAAGCAGAATCCTTCTATAGACAAGCTTTATCTATTTTTGAGATCGCCAACAATCCCGTTCGTTTGGCAGAAGTGCAATTAAATCTAGGGCTTATGTACAAAGAGACAATGGTTTACGAAAAAGCAGAAGCCTGTCTGAAACAAGCTCAGAAATTCTTATCTAATCAAACTGAAGACGAGCTTCTTAATTTTACACGTATAGCTTTAGCTGATGTCTATCGGTTGCAAAAGCGTTTAGATGAAGCGAAAACCCTTTGCCAATCTGTTATTTCTTCTGATAACGAAAAAATGTTGGCTGAGGCACAATTTATCTTAGCCGAAGTGATGTTAATGCAAGGAGAAGATGATGAAGCTCTCATCCATCTAGAAAATGCTAGAGGTTATTTTACAATCAAAAATATGCAAGCGTTTTTAATTAAAACATACCAATTATTGGGTCACATTCATTTAAAAAATCAGCGTTTTGAGCAAGCAGCTAAAATGTACGAGCGTTCTATTACTTTTACAGCTGAAGCTTAA
- a CDS encoding deoxyribonuclease IV, whose amino-acid sequence MKIGCHISVAKGLEKAAMQAVHLGAQSFQVFTKNPRGLKPKKIDHKDADKGVEIMTKHDITLVCHTPYITNLSTPKEDLQEVTIRSIVEDLHIAEAYGAVGAVVHCGKHVGEGEEYGTKRMVETLDLILEQYNGPVKLLLENTAGQGTELGLTIRALVEIRKASKYPEKIGYCFDTCHAFAAGQWDEETFDKLLEDMEQTGYLDNLICIHFNDSKVPYGSRKDRHEKIGKGEIGSDALAKFLRSEKLQHLPVVLETPVDDEQEYAEEMVYVRNLQG is encoded by the coding sequence TTGAAAATTGGATGTCATATTAGTGTAGCAAAAGGATTAGAAAAAGCTGCTATGCAAGCTGTTCATTTGGGGGCACAATCCTTTCAAGTGTTTACAAAGAACCCACGGGGGCTCAAACCTAAAAAGATTGATCACAAAGATGCAGATAAAGGCGTAGAAATTATGACCAAGCATGATATTACGCTAGTTTGCCATACACCTTATATTACGAATCTCTCAACACCTAAAGAGGATTTGCAGGAAGTAACAATTCGGTCCATCGTTGAGGATTTACACATTGCGGAAGCGTATGGCGCTGTTGGTGCTGTTGTACATTGTGGGAAGCATGTAGGGGAAGGCGAAGAATATGGCACCAAGCGTATGGTGGAAACGCTTGACTTGATTCTAGAGCAGTACAATGGTCCAGTGAAGCTATTGCTTGAAAATACGGCTGGACAAGGTACCGAGCTAGGCCTAACCATTCGTGCGTTAGTGGAGATTCGCAAAGCAAGTAAATATCCAGAGAAGATTGGATATTGCTTTGATACGTGCCATGCATTTGCTGCGGGACAATGGGATGAAGAAACCTTTGATAAATTATTGGAGGACATGGAGCAGACCGGATATTTAGATAATCTAATTTGCATCCATTTTAATGACAGTAAAGTTCCTTATGGAAGTCGAAAAGACCGACACGAAAAGATTGGTAAAGGTGAAATTGGTAGTGATGCATTAGCAAAATTCTTACGCTCTGAGAAATTGCAGCATTTACCTGTTGTTCTTGAAACGCCAGTTGATGATGAACAGGAATACGCTGAGGAAATGGTTTACGTACGCAACCTACAAGGATAA
- a CDS encoding YhcN/YlaJ family sporulation lipoprotein, whose protein sequence is MKKILYTASCLLLLTAVTACGTAPKQGTQTQSYRTSGYGTIGTGNHNGYGTFGTGNYHGYGTFGTGNYNGYGTFGTGNYNGYGGTYPYTGFYQSSDTRMRGYANNGQRYHGMSANHAHNRELADRITASAKKVKGVQSATTVVHGNEAVVGIELKDHKNSSHRRTIEREVNDVVAKAAPHHRVYVTSDSKMLSRVKSIDGNYRSNFSNTSTNMTTGPNTVTGNLSNVGSDFGALVTDLGRTITAPFR, encoded by the coding sequence ATGAAAAAAATCCTGTATACAGCTTCATGTCTTTTACTGTTAACAGCGGTTACTGCTTGCGGAACTGCTCCAAAGCAAGGTACTCAAACCCAATCTTACAGAACGAGTGGCTATGGAACAATAGGTACCGGTAACCACAATGGTTATGGAACATTTGGTACTGGTAACTACCACGGCTATGGAACATTTGGTACTGGTAACTACAATGGTTATGGAACATTTGGTACTGGTAATTACAATGGCTATGGAGGAACTTACCCTTATACGGGCTTTTACCAATCCTCAGACACTCGTATGCGTGGTTACGCAAACAATGGCCAACGTTACCATGGTATGTCTGCAAACCATGCTCATAATCGTGAGCTTGCCGATCGTATTACAGCATCTGCTAAGAAGGTTAAGGGCGTCCAATCAGCGACTACCGTCGTCCATGGAAATGAAGCTGTTGTTGGTATTGAGTTGAAAGATCATAAAAATTCATCTCATCGCCGTACGATTGAACGAGAGGTAAACGATGTAGTTGCTAAAGCAGCACCTCATCATCGCGTTTATGTCACATCTGACTCCAAGATGTTATCGCGTGTAAAAAGCATCGATGGCAACTATCGCTCGAACTTTTCTAACACTAGCACTAACATGACGACCGGTCCAAATACCGTAACGGGCAATTTATCTAACGTCGGTTCAGATTTTGGTGCGTTAGTTACTGATCTTGGACGTACAATAACTGCTCCATTCCGTTAA
- a CDS encoding DUF4446 family protein — translation MQQVLLAIQSPYVLLGLCGFILLSLVYIIVLHTKMNRLRKRMDRFFVRGEGDNLEETVNRLLVDMDAWEGKLSDQQFVVNRLSQKMATQAGSVAVHRYNAFGEMGSDLSFSLAFLDEQKNGVVITSIYGREESRTYAKPIEKGTSVYHLSEEELMVIKKAMTSSVSVL, via the coding sequence ATGCAGCAAGTTTTACTGGCGATTCAGTCACCGTATGTTCTTCTAGGATTATGCGGATTTATACTGCTGAGCCTCGTGTATATTATCGTCTTACATACTAAAATGAATCGGTTACGAAAAAGAATGGATCGTTTCTTTGTTCGAGGCGAGGGAGACAACCTAGAAGAAACAGTTAATCGCTTGCTTGTTGATATGGATGCATGGGAAGGAAAGCTTAGCGATCAGCAATTTGTAGTGAATCGCTTATCCCAAAAAATGGCGACACAAGCAGGAAGTGTTGCAGTGCATCGGTACAATGCCTTTGGAGAAATGGGAAGTGATTTAAGTTTTTCTTTGGCATTTTTAGATGAACAAAAAAACGGAGTAGTCATTACAAGCATTTATGGTCGAGAAGAATCACGGACGTATGCTAAGCCGATTGAAAAAGGGACATCTGTTTACCATTTATCAGAAGAAGAGCTGATGGTGATTAAAAAAGCGATGACTTCTTCTGTATCCGTCCTATAA
- a CDS encoding pyridoxamine 5'-phosphate oxidase family protein has translation MAETVAQSLSEELFEYLQHERYVTLGSIDHETKAPVLSAISWVVAMDNHTIRIALDSRSRILTNVSQEPKVVLNLIGCGSTYAINGIATVIVDKMEGVPLKLNMLEVKIESVRDIMFYGSRISVEPQYEKTYDLKAATKLDLQVMTALRT, from the coding sequence ATGGCAGAAACAGTAGCACAATCATTATCTGAAGAATTGTTTGAATATCTACAACATGAACGCTATGTAACGTTAGGAAGTATTGACCACGAGACAAAGGCCCCTGTTTTAAGTGCAATTTCCTGGGTAGTGGCAATGGATAATCATACGATTCGAATTGCTCTGGATAGTCGTTCGCGGATTCTTACAAATGTAAGTCAGGAACCAAAAGTAGTGCTTAACTTAATCGGCTGTGGTTCTACTTATGCGATTAACGGAATTGCTACGGTTATAGTAGACAAAATGGAAGGCGTACCGCTTAAATTAAACATGCTAGAAGTAAAAATTGAAAGCGTAAGGGATATTATGTTTTATGGCTCTCGTATCAGTGTAGAACCTCAGTATGAAAAGACTTATGATCTAAAAGCAGCAACCAAGTTAGATCTACAGGTAATGACAGCACTTCGAACATAA
- a CDS encoding YktB family protein: MNTFSGFHSEDFAVFSIEGLDERMEGIKDQIRPKLTFLGEHFAPQLGLALGDEMFYHVAKHARRTVNPPKDTWVAWANDKRGYKKHPHFQIGLWGTHLFVWYALIYESPFKQEIGHNMEKHLKKIMSLVPGHFHWSPDHMQPHSTSQNELGEEGLLHLIQRLQTVKKAEILCGITIDKDDPILRNGDSLIAHLEETFQVLTRLYMLNRHE; the protein is encoded by the coding sequence ATGAACACTTTTTCTGGCTTTCACTCCGAGGATTTTGCGGTTTTTTCCATTGAAGGATTAGACGAGAGAATGGAAGGAATCAAAGATCAAATTCGTCCCAAATTAACCTTTCTGGGAGAACATTTTGCTCCTCAGCTTGGACTAGCACTAGGAGATGAAATGTTTTATCATGTAGCAAAACATGCACGTCGTACAGTTAATCCACCTAAAGATACATGGGTAGCTTGGGCAAATGATAAACGTGGTTACAAAAAACATCCTCATTTCCAAATTGGACTGTGGGGCACTCATCTGTTTGTTTGGTATGCCCTTATTTATGAATCTCCGTTTAAACAAGAAATTGGGCATAACATGGAAAAGCATTTGAAAAAAATCATGTCACTTGTGCCAGGACACTTTCATTGGTCACCAGATCATATGCAACCACATAGTACTTCACAAAATGAGCTGGGTGAAGAAGGGCTATTGCATCTTATCCAGCGTCTGCAAACGGTAAAAAAAGCAGAAATTCTTTGCGGAATCACAATTGATAAGGATGATCCAATCCTACGAAACGGTGATTCACTTATTGCTCACTTAGAGGAAACATTCCAAGTCCTTACTCGTTTGTACATGCTAAATCGCCATGAATAG
- a CDS encoding DUF5665 domain-containing protein, whose product MSTPPASPDRLVQELEKAVEELQQVRQLNATLHKIGLYLEDIRFADIVLNYTTPRRLIWTNFVAGLARGLGLTIGTAIVLALLGSLLSKFLSIPIIGDYIREIITYVQSYRP is encoded by the coding sequence TTGAGCACTCCACCCGCTTCACCCGATCGCCTCGTACAAGAATTAGAAAAAGCCGTAGAAGAATTGCAACAGGTTCGCCAATTAAATGCCACTCTACACAAAATAGGTCTGTATTTGGAAGATATTCGATTCGCTGATATCGTGCTGAATTATACTACCCCTCGCCGATTAATTTGGACCAATTTTGTTGCAGGCTTAGCTAGAGGATTAGGCTTAACCATTGGTACTGCCATTGTTCTAGCGTTACTAGGCTCTCTTTTATCAAAATTTTTGTCCATTCCTATCATTGGCGATTACATAAGAGAAATTATTACGTATGTACAATCCTATCGTCCGTAA
- a CDS encoding YlaH-like family protein, whose protein sequence is MELLELASIYDPANPQALTWYDHFFMWADLQRYWIIFVYLLLVYYLGFAERIRMPILKTALLIILLLLGSVIFAILDTQLPVRGGLFVAIIILTIVKLRTRPNRTRDTEAKS, encoded by the coding sequence ATGGAGTTGTTAGAGCTAGCGTCCATCTATGACCCTGCAAATCCCCAAGCATTAACATGGTACGATCATTTTTTTATGTGGGCTGATTTACAACGTTATTGGATCATTTTTGTGTATCTATTACTTGTTTATTATCTGGGATTTGCAGAAAGGATACGCATGCCAATACTAAAAACAGCTTTATTAATTATCCTGCTCTTGCTCGGTTCTGTTATTTTTGCCATCCTAGATACACAACTACCGGTGCGTGGTGGATTATTTGTAGCTATTATCATTCTGACCATTGTTAAATTGCGTACGAGACCTAATCGTACTCGTGACACAGAGGCAAAATCATGA
- the typA gene encoding translational GTPase TypA, translating into MKRLDIRNIAIIAHVDHGKTTLVDKLLIQSGTFRSNQHVAERMMDSNDLERERGITILAKTTSVKYMDYTINILDTPGHADFGGEVERIMSMVDGVLLIVDAFEGCMPQTRFVLRKALEANVTPIVVVNKIDRDNARPQEVINEVYDLFIDLDATEEQLDFPIVYASGIQGIAGKEPDNLSEDLKPLFDTIIEGIPAPEANEEEPLQFQVTMLDYNDFLGRIGIGRVYRGVINLNDQVSVVKRDGSIKRMRVQKLFGFQGLNRVEQKTARAGDIIAVAGLEDINVGETVCNVDKPDPLPLLKIDEPTLQMTFLVNNSPFAGKEGKHVTSRKLRDRLMAELETDVSLRVDESDSADAFVVSGRGELHLSILVENMRREGYELGVSKPEVIIREIDGVKMEPAERLIIDVPEEHTGPVMETLGARKAEMVNMINNGFGQVRLEFLIPSRGLIGYRTEFMTITRGYGILNHSFDSYRPVVPGIVGGRRAGVLISNDTGTSSTYGLMSVEDRGTMFIHPGTDVYEGMIVGEHSRDNDLTVNVIKEKHATNVRSANKDETVKMKTPRILTLEEALEYLNDDELCEVTPHSVRLRKKYLNKSDRERYNKTRRFE; encoded by the coding sequence ATGAAACGCCTTGATATTCGTAATATCGCAATTATTGCCCACGTTGACCACGGGAAAACGACACTGGTTGACAAACTTCTAATTCAGTCCGGTACATTCCGTAGCAACCAACATGTGGCTGAGCGTATGATGGATTCCAACGATCTGGAACGTGAGCGTGGAATTACAATCTTAGCGAAAACCACATCTGTAAAATATATGGATTACACCATTAACATTCTGGATACGCCTGGTCACGCCGATTTCGGTGGTGAAGTAGAACGTATCATGAGCATGGTAGATGGTGTTTTGTTGATTGTTGATGCTTTTGAAGGTTGCATGCCGCAAACTCGTTTCGTTTTACGCAAAGCATTAGAAGCAAATGTAACGCCGATCGTTGTTGTGAACAAGATCGACCGTGATAATGCTCGTCCACAAGAAGTAATCAATGAGGTTTATGACCTATTTATTGATTTAGATGCAACAGAAGAGCAATTGGACTTCCCAATCGTATATGCTTCTGGAATTCAAGGAATTGCTGGTAAGGAGCCGGATAACTTATCAGAAGACTTAAAACCATTATTTGATACAATTATTGAAGGCATTCCAGCTCCAGAAGCAAATGAAGAGGAGCCGTTACAATTCCAAGTAACGATGCTTGATTATAACGACTTCCTAGGTCGAATTGGTATTGGTCGCGTTTATCGTGGTGTTATCAATCTAAATGACCAAGTATCCGTTGTAAAACGTGATGGTAGCATTAAGAGAATGCGTGTGCAAAAGCTATTTGGTTTCCAAGGCTTGAACCGCGTTGAACAAAAAACAGCCCGTGCCGGTGATATTATTGCTGTAGCCGGTCTAGAAGATATTAACGTAGGGGAAACGGTTTGCAACGTTGATAAACCAGATCCATTGCCACTCTTGAAAATTGATGAACCTACACTACAAATGACTTTCTTGGTTAACAACAGTCCATTTGCTGGTAAAGAAGGAAAGCACGTTACTTCTCGTAAACTACGGGATCGCTTAATGGCCGAGCTAGAAACAGACGTATCGTTACGTGTTGATGAATCTGATTCAGCAGACGCATTCGTTGTTTCTGGACGTGGTGAGTTGCACTTGTCTATTTTGGTTGAAAACATGCGTCGTGAAGGCTACGAGCTAGGTGTTTCTAAACCAGAAGTAATCATTCGTGAAATTGATGGTGTGAAAATGGAGCCAGCTGAGCGTCTTATCATCGACGTTCCAGAAGAGCACACGGGTCCTGTTATGGAAACATTGGGAGCACGTAAAGCTGAAATGGTGAACATGATTAACAATGGGTTTGGACAAGTTCGTTTAGAATTCCTAATTCCTTCTCGCGGATTGATTGGTTATCGTACAGAATTCATGACCATTACACGTGGATACGGTATCCTGAATCACTCCTTTGATAGCTATCGCCCGGTTGTACCTGGTATCGTAGGTGGACGCCGCGCAGGTGTATTGATCTCAAATGATACAGGTACCTCTAGCACATATGGTTTGATGTCAGTAGAAGATCGTGGAACTATGTTTATCCATCCTGGTACTGATGTGTATGAGGGTATGATTGTTGGAGAGCATAGCCGTGATAACGACCTGACTGTTAATGTAATCAAAGAAAAGCATGCTACCAACGTTCGCTCTGCTAACAAGGATGAGACAGTTAAAATGAAAACTCCTCGTATCCTAACGTTGGAAGAAGCACTTGAGTACTTGAACGATGATGAATTGTGTGAAGTAACACCTCATTCCGTTCGACTGCGTAAGAAATACTTGAACAAGTCAGATCGTGAGCGTTATAACAAAACGAGACGTTTTGAGTAG
- the speD gene encoding adenosylmethionine decarboxylase translates to MEYSTFGRHVAIDTWGVQFDLLNDADFLKKQMVEAAEACGATVLSVQSKQFAPQGATVLVLLSESHLSIHTYPERGFAALDCYTCGETVDPQVAIDYMVSVLKPEKVFAKKLIRGLGELEVVEPEMKLSATTNA, encoded by the coding sequence ATGGAATATTCTACTTTCGGAAGACACGTTGCCATTGACACATGGGGAGTACAATTTGATTTACTAAATGATGCAGATTTCTTGAAGAAACAAATGGTAGAAGCAGCAGAAGCATGCGGTGCGACTGTTCTAAGTGTACAGTCTAAACAATTTGCACCTCAGGGAGCAACTGTATTGGTTCTTTTGTCGGAAAGTCATCTTTCCATCCACACCTACCCAGAGCGCGGATTTGCCGCTTTGGATTGCTACACATGCGGGGAGACAGTGGATCCGCAGGTTGCCATTGATTACATGGTTTCTGTATTAAAACCGGAGAAAGTCTTTGCTAAAAAACTAATTCGTGGTTTAGGTGAATTAGAAGTTGTGGAACCAGAAATGAAGCTTTCTGCAACGACTAACGCATAA